The proteins below come from a single Garra rufa chromosome 25, GarRuf1.0, whole genome shotgun sequence genomic window:
- the LOC141301914 gene encoding inhibitory synaptic factor 1, whose translation MFHSTVLGPFEPSQSPDRRAEIRRHIKMVMEQLEEVLVELKDVAKELREVVAQIDKLTSDIGLDSDDDLTLVCCSEDRSDLLLNETLSDSHLLHNPLLDTVRNPSTAKKQELELYRKSCGDLPALNGPLKASNSPKASWLFGSGGQLHYYDKTLYHALCCDDDDYDHNRGGMRSSRLSSTDSVFSSSPPRFLTPTCNRKTYSSPDSKKRALRSCSTQTVSDKSTQTHFPYIPAKQRASSDYKN comes from the exons ATGTTTCACAGCACAGTGCTAGGACCGTTTGAACCGAGCCAGAGCCCTGACCGGAGAGCAGAGATCCGCAGGCACATTAAGATGGTCATGGAACAGCTGGAGGAAGTTCTTGTTGAGCTCAAGGATGTGGCGAAAGAGCTCCGGGAG GTTGTGGCACAAATCGACAAGTTAACATCAGATATCGGCCTCGACTCAGACGACGACCTGACACTAGTGTGTTGCAGCGAGGACCGTAGTGACCTCTTGCTCAATGAGACATTATCCGACAGCCACTTACTGCACAATCCTCTGCTAGACACGGTCCGCAACCCATCCACAGCCAAAAAGCAAGAATTAGAGCTGTACCGCAAAAGCTGTGGAGACTTGCCTGCCCTCAATGGACCACTAAAGGCCTCAAACAGCCCTAAAGCCTCCTGGCTCTTTGGATCTGGAGGACAGCTCCATTACTACGACAAGACGTTGTATCATGCGTTGTGCTgcgatgatgatgattatgaccATAATAGAGGTGGAATGAGATCGTCGAGGCTGTCGTCCACCGATTCTGTGTTTTCGTCTTCACCGCCGAGGTTTCTGACACCTACATGTAACCGTAAAACTTACTCCAGCCCGGACTCGAAGAAAAGAGCTCTACGTAGCTGCAGTACGCAAACTGTTTCCGATAAAAGCACACAAACTCACTTCCCATATATTCCAGCCAAGCAAAGAGCTTCGAGTGACTACAAGAACTAA